The following nucleotide sequence is from Trifolium pratense cultivar HEN17-A07 linkage group LG2, ARS_RC_1.1, whole genome shotgun sequence.
CTTTtcaatactaatttttttttgtatgcttaacaagtgtcctGAGACATTATTTAGCATGATCCTTTAAATAATGGTATAAGTATATGACAATAAAAGAGGCAAGATTGAGAAAATCTGATGAAATAAAAGAGGCAAGAATTGTGTCCTGGACTAAGGTTCACACGCTCACCTTCTCAACGTACAGTATGAGAAACATACAAATTTATTGGAATTGAATGCCTATTAAGGAGAAAACGTATGTAGTAAAACTGGCTGCATTATTATttaaagggtcttgttaacatgtgctcttagggcacatgttaagatataccaaaatagaaattcaacatttaatgatacaagaaatttaatgcttcaaaagtcaaaatgcacaaattaacatttaataatttctatttttgcttccttaacatgtgccttaagggcacaagttaacattctccttatttaaaattaaattatcatcatcatatatGTGACATAGGAAAAGGGAATTATGTGAAATTAATGAAATAAGTACGTAAgtccatccttaattataaggaaaagtcaacttttcagattcattcaATAACCGATgaatttggtctataatatagatcatatacattaattattcaataaatctagaaagcaaacttttgcttataattaaggatgaagTAGTAAACCCAGTCAACAAGTgccatttttaaaaatttgattggaATCAATAAAGTGAGAGATTaacgttaaaaaaaaagtgagagaTTAACgttaaatcaaataaatgagGGAATGATGAGCAACTGAAAAAAGAACATTATCTTTTAATATCCTTAATTAACATTGGCTCGTGAGAGAGGAGAATTGGAAATAGAAACAAGTCGTGAAATTTTGAAATAGACATAAGTGTGCAAGATTACTTTAATTTTGATAACTcccaatttaattaaataaatatttggcataaaataaaagaatcaTGACAGACTAAGAATATCtggtttagtaaaaaaaaaaaaaacattatccGGTAGTTAAAAtagttcaaatatatatatataatgtatatAAAATATCTGGTCGTTACATTATTACTCCCTTAAAAATTGTTCGACTCCCGAGTGGAACAATTTTTTagtcagattttacttacctcgcggccgaactctggactactgcACCCCTTTCTCCTAAGAACCACggatataaacaaaaaaaaaatagagttaaTATCTTAGGAAATATAGAATTAATTACTTTTTGACCAACATTCAAGTGCACTTAATGTTTTAGAAGATTAGAATTAGaaatattttgtattaaatttgAGGCATATCAATATTTTATTGGATGAACTCTAACTTTTGATTACTTAGCCCTGCTTTGATCAAAGTCTAGCTATCTATTTTGAAGgttgatttttttagttttggctgttttgtgttttattatttgtcaaaaaaattaacaaaatataaagaGTATTTGTATGtcaaaatgcaattttttttttattttattttacgtTGTTTTTCTTAGTTTGACTGGCTTAGACCAATTGGTTTCATGTTTTCCTTAACCAATAGTAATTTGTGTATGGAGAAAGCTGAATGTTACGAGAGAAGAGACGACGAAAAGCAACGAATGCACATTAGCCATTAGATTAAATCTTGATTTTATCCGATCGTGCATTATACTCTTCGCACTATATAGCAAAGTTCTTTTTGTAtttgttgaattgaattgagTTTTCATGTAccatttaaaagaaaaaaagatcatGCATGATATAATGTTTACATATCCATATCACTTTTTAAcgaaaaaatattgttttcatTAATATGGATGATACGGtcattaaatttcaaaaaataaatcttcaTTAGGTTGATATGCATATTggaaaattatattgttttcaaTGAAAGATTTTAAAACGGATAAACGTTTTCCTCCATATATttattgacataaaaaaaaagggaatATTTATtgattcatatatttatattttgttggaTTTGTGTAGAATGGAGAGCACAAGATTATGCCAATGGTTAAAGTTAAATCTTGTGGTGATTGCATTAGTATTTTTAAAGGCAGAAGCTGGTTTTGCACCAATCACTATTGTCCAAAGCGCAGTAGCAAAAGGAGCTGGTAAGAAGTCTTTCTTGTTTGTTTGTATTTATTCATATGGCACGTTTGAatatgacttatttttgagtttatgaaaataatttacgtaaataaatataaataaaattttattactaTCCACAcaaaaaattttgaaataaaaataatttcttctttcctttgaattttcaattacctcatccaaacacatcgTCTTGACTGTGTTATTCATCGCATGTCTACAcgatattttttattgatgtttatattaattgttaaattgaatttttatatattttacagTTTGTTTGGATGGTAGTCCACCAGCTTACAATTTTCAGAAGGGATATGGAACAGGAATTAACAGTTGGTTAGTTCATATGGAggtttgtcatttttttaaaaaaattatcataaataataatagtgttttgcatttttttttggacaaatcATGAAAGATTCTCTTTTATTGGTGATACTGATGAACTTggatttatatttttgttaatgttagGGAGGAGGATGGTGCCATAATGCCACTACTTGCCTTGCTCGTAAGACGACTCGTTTAGGTTCATCGACAAAAATGGGAGATACACTTGCATTTTCAGGAATTTTAAATGACAACAAACAATTTAATCCAGGTATTTTGTACTAGACCATTGATCATTTTTGTTTTAGCATTGCTAAATTTTACGGAAGAATTTGAACACGAAAGACAAGAACTCGTTAagtgtatattatttttaaaaaattaatctatcTGTCGTAATAagaaataacattttctttttcttttcatgaaTTCCAAGTTTTGTTCTAATGAATGTTCTGAATTGTAGATTTCTACAATTGGAACAGAATTAAGGTTAGATATTGTGATGGTTCATCTTTTACTGGTGATGTGGAAGCAGTCAATCCAGTAAGTTTTACAAAATCATAATCCtaaattttcaagaaaatattagcttttagtataaattttttattctttttttcttcatcagattAAATCTTAACGATATAATGTGTAAATCAGGAAACTAAGTTGCACTTTAGAGGAGCAAGAATTTTTGAAGCTGTCATGGAGGATTTACTAGCAAAAGGAATGAAAAATGCTCAAAATGTATGACAACATATTCATGATTTGTGGCTCTTTTTTAATTTGTCCTCTTTATTAATtcgaaaatatttgtttgacaTATATTATGACATCAGACACTGCACtgacttgtttttttttttttttttataaggcgCACGGACTCATTTGTTAcaacttattaaaaaaagtaattttggtattaataatttaaagataatttgttacaaaaattCAGGCTATCATCTCAGGATGTTCAGCTGGAGGATTAACTTCATTACTGCATTGCGATCGTTTTCGAGCTCTTCTTCCCAGAGGAGCTAAAGTGAAATGTATCTCAGATGCCGGTTACTTTATCAATGTGTAAGCATTAGTGCATTACCTATAATAATATGCTTCTTAATTAATCAacatttttcgaaattttcgaAGTTTCTTAAATCATTTTATATGATTTATAATGTTACTGTTAACAGAAAAGATTTATCAGGAGCACAAACCATTGAGCAATTCTTCAATCAAGTTGTTACCACACATGTATGTACCCTTTGATTCATAATGTTACTGCATTTTCATTTCAATGATACTTTCTGAAGCTTTATTTttaatctgattttttttttctactattAGGGGTCTACAAAGAATTTACCTAGATCATGCACTTCAAAACTCAAACCAGAGCTGGTTAGTTTCGGaactatatttctatttttctacCTTAGTAATTCAATTACTTCTTTCTGTTGTGACTATAATAATTTTGAATACTTAACTATGTTGCAGTGCTTTTTCCCTCAATATTTTGTATCACAAATCACTACACCAATCTTCTTTGTAAATTCGGAAATCGACTCATGGCAGGTTAGATTATTCTTTTGCTCAACAGGAGATATGCAACAGGGCTTTTCCCTGATCCTCAAGATATATTTTCTTTGATATACAGATTAAAAACATTTTGACGCCGCATATGGCTGATTGGCGTGAATGCAAGCTAGATATAAAGAAATGCACTCCTACTCAACTAAATCAAATCAATGGTGAATATTTTTATCTTATGGTTGTCATATATATACTAACagcaaaattaatatttacctAACTTCACTTTTACCATGACTTGATTTTCAGGCTTTAGAACAGAATTCCTAAAAGCAATAACTCCTATAGGCAACTCTCCATCCAAAGGAATGTTCTTAAACTCTTGCTATAACCACTGTCAAACCGAACTGCAGGAACTATGGTTGTATAGTGGCTCTCCATTGTTGGCCAAGACAGTAAGAGGCTTCACTATTTTAACCTCCCTTCCCTTTgctatataaaatataacatatcaAGAGTTTTCAACTAAGCTCCTCTGCTACTGCTTCAGAGTCGTTGAATCCAACAACTCTGCAACACGATAAGAGGATATCCTCTATTGTTATTTTGGAGTAGTTGGATCCAACAACTCTGTAGTAGTATCAGAGGATCCAAGACAGGAAGCAACCAAGATCCTTTGCTATTGTTTCAGAGTCGTTGGATCCAACAACTCTGCAGTAGTATCAGAGGATCCAAGACAGTAAGTTGCTGCACTATTATATCCCCCCTCCAACTCCCTTTCGtccataacataaaacatatcaCGAGTTTTCAACTAAGATCCTCTGCTACTGCTTCAGAGTCGTTGAATTCAACAACTCTGCAGCCGTATCAGAGGTTCTAAGTCTATTAGTATTTTTTCGTTCATATCTGATGTAGATGAATAGCTGACTTGTCTGCATTGTGTAACATCTTGCAGCCGATTGCAAAAGCGGTAGCAGACTGGTTTTATGACAGAAGCCCTTTCCATCAGATAGATTGTGCTTATCCCTGCAACCCAACTTGTGGTAACCACGTTCTTGAAGTTCTAAAGGAAGATGATCTAGAACTATAAATTCAttacatcaaaatcaattcatatacgaaataaataaatttttcatcatttttataaaaccaCAATGTTTTAACTAGTGACtgaataagaaaaatatacgacttttacaaattttattttgtggtaatgatttttacaaatttatcaAGCTATGAATAAAGCATTCTAATGAAATTGTTTAATgcaaattttgaataaattgcTGTGCTTGGGCGCCTTCCATCATTAATTGTTTAATGCAATAGTTACCATATTCTTAataaaagtttatatatttatgaaaaaaattcaaaaataaataaatcatagtATATTATTTTGTTTCCTATTTTGCTGCTACTTGATTTGTTAGAAGGtgagaaaaaatgattttttcttaagCCTAAAGTCCTATTTATAGTTTAGAGAACCATCAATTTTGTCAACTTCAGTAGTTATAGgatattgttgtgaattcgattgAAACTCATAACAATACTTTGATGTGTACGTAGAGCAAAATTAATAGTAACCAATAACTTAGtaaacaataataatcacgaacaaaacgAGAGGAAGGACAAGAAAAAAGAACATACGATATTTGTTACAAAGAGTTTTGTTACAAAGAGAttccaaaaacaattttaagaATTAACCTTAATTCAACTCTTTTCCCGAATATCTACATTTGACTAAGAGACTCAATGATTTAGATTTTCCAAGTTGGATTCAATAATTAATCCTTTACCCAACGCTAGAATTGTACCAAGTGATATATGTCATTTGTTATCTCTAAAGCCtaatatatatgttgtagcAAATCCTAATTGAACTAGTTACATCTTCTCTCTTGCTCTCATTTATGTATTTAACATTCGTCTATATATAGAGAAATATAAGGCTTAAAAACTGGAACAAATCTGtttcaaataaaattgaatctCACCTTCCaaacaatacaaacaaaaaaaaaaaaaaagattttacaCACTAGGCTGGCCCATAGAGCCTGGGTGCAAACTGTACACGCCTGGGCGCAAACTTGCAGAACCGAGCTTAGCTCTGAGCGCTAGTCTGCAATGCCTGGGCGTAAACTGACAGAATGCTTCAAAAATTTATCCATTGACTTCCAGGACCGTGGAAGCCGGAAGACCACCACAAGCCTTGGTAGATGCATCCGAACGAGGGTCTGAATTACCTACCATAGTCGTGGCATGCCATCACATGCTGGGGAAAGTCCTAGTGCTTAATATTTTCTTGACTTTTCATGTGCTCAACTTTTAGTGAAAGTTTCTTGATCGATCCTTTGGTTAGGACCAAACATGATTTGCATTGatttttcactttctttcttAATAAGGAAGATCTTACACTACTATAAAACAAGATTTAATCTtccacattttattttttattttcatcaccAATACCCACTATCAATATAATAAGGCAATGTTTTTATAACAAGAGGTGTgcattacataaaaaaaataacaagagGCACATAGCATGTTAAACGTGGTTGGtgagattaaaaaaatttataatcgTCACATGGTTGGTGCAATGAAAAAAAAGTGTATTATTCTTAATGGACTCTAACATTAGAAGGtaatattgtattattttaatattagtatTGTATTAATTAACATCTCTGCAGTGTCTATAAAATGCATATGATCTCTTTTGCAAAGAtactttcatatatatatatatatatatatatatatatatatatatatatatatatatatatatatatatatatatatatatatatatatatatatatataggcattCTTGAAATTTAGTTCCTCTAATTAGATTAAGCTATCATCACTATGGAACTTCACAGCCCTTTCTCTATTATTACCTTCATAGCCTTCTTTCTCTTCCTCTTAATGCTATTCAAAATAGTTACAGGATGGAGTTCTAACAATTCCATTATCAATTTACCACCAGGACCATGGACACTGCCCCTTATAGGAAACATACATCATATTATCAATAGGTCATTGCTTAAAAATTTTGGCTGAGAAATATGGACCTTTAATGCACCTAAAACTAGAGAAATATGTATACCTTACTTACAATAATTCAAATCGCCTTCTCTACATATGGAGAAAACTCGAGGCAACTACGAAATCAAAATACCACAATTAAGTTAAATAGTAGAATTAAGAGCCtgtttggcctgactttttttaggtgtagaagTTCTTTTAATCATGAAGCtagaaataatagttttttagccaaagttaaaattgtttggtaaatctgaattattttataaaaaaaaaagtaaaagttgttgttttttttattacaatagggttaaaagatatatttaataatatattattatattttctgaaatatagaaactgtttttttttttactatagcttttagaaattgttgtttggcctaacttcttacttttaagtaaaatgaagaggaaaaaaagctaGACCAAGTGGGCCCTAAGTACCACAAACATTAATAAtaaccagtgttttaaaaaccggaccggaatCAAACCAATgaggttcattggtcgaaccgccaggtcactggtcgaaccacatgataaaccggattaaaccgaaTTAAACCGGTGAAATGAACCGGTCTTTATAGCCAGCGTAGAACAAAACCAAACATAACATATGGCAATAAATTATTGGGACAAAagatttataaaattcaatttttatttggtaaCATTCTAGAGACATATGCCTATTTAACCAAAGTCAATCACACTAATATTAATAACTGATAATTGGGTTAGAAACATTTCTTACCAAAGATTCAATTTGTGAATGTAACTTTTcgttttcaatattttattttgaattatatatatatatatatatatagtttaaatACAAAAGGGTATCAGAAGTATGCACAGCTAAAAACCACCacctaaacaaaacaaactgccattaaaataaaacacaccAAAATCGAGAAAAACAAAATCCGCACACGGACTCGCAAAAAGAAGAGCCTCTAATCACTCAAGAGATATACACCAGGAGAGCCTCTAATCACCCAAAACCGCCGAGATCCAGTTCCACACGCTAGCAATTTTTAACGATTCCAGCACAAATTATAGTGTGAACAGGTGCTTCTTGATTTAATAATAATAGCGTGTTTCCCTTGATTGAATTTAGTAGATTTTATATTTGGTTAGCTTCTCGATCTCGTAACtatcaaaataaattagaaatttaatttttgcaaTTCATGGATGATTTTTTAGGGTTAGGGATTTGAAGAGCTTTAGTTCAAAATGGGAGACAACGTTATTAGAGGTAAATCATTCTTTATCCctcaatatataatatttatgtcTTATTCATAAAGTTTTATTCAATTTGGATATAATTTATGAATTGCAatctttctttttagtttttacaattttcatttatttgttgatagcaaggttatcaaaaccggaccggaccggccggtcggaccggtcggaccgggaACCGGGAGGAAAGACGGTTCGGTTATCATCAAAAAACGGACAGTAACCCGACCGGTAAAAAAACGTTTGAACCGGTTCCGAACCGGTacgaaccggcgaaccggccgggCGCGGTTCAGCGGTTCAGCGGTTTTTTTTTGCTGCAATACAACGTTGAGGAAAAGACTCGGAAAAGTTCTGATTTTTTTGCGGTTTGGAGGTTCTGATTTTTAAGAATCGCAAaggtttcttctttctttcatgTTAACCTAACAACAATGGgtgtttttgttattttttagaCGAGATTGGAAGTTACAGtttcaatttcttcttcttttgagtTTCGTCCCATACATGAACAGACATAGATAAATTATCATTGATACTATTCAGACCAGATTTCAATAAGAAGAATAGAGAATTGGAGAGTTTGATAAGAATGAGAAGCACAAATATTCATATGAGAAAATAAAGAATTCTAAAaggaaatagaagaaaaaatacgTAGGATAGTAGCAGATAGAGAAGTTTGAAGGTGACGGCTGTGTTTTAGTTTCATTAGGTAAAAACAACAACACTATTAATACTAGGGTTATAGTAGAAAATGGGCTGGGCCTCCATCATACAAAAGTATAAGACAAATTgtgctttttaatttttaagtttgCTACCAAAGTAACAATAagtatttctttttattctgGGTAATACTTAGTACtaacaattataaattttatgtcTAATGtactaaaatttttattttatattgactttataatattttattttttttaatgtgtgatGTTAGGAAATattgaataattatttatatattaataaaaaaatatatttaactgaAAACGGTCCGACCCGATTGaaccccggtccgaccaattgaaccttgaaccggcaagctcgccggttcgatgaccggtccggttctgacaaccttggttgATAGTATTCTTGTGTTTGATTAATTTGTGAATATTTGTACAAGCAAATA
It contains:
- the LOC123905069 gene encoding pectin acetylesterase 8-like, with amino-acid sequence MESTRLCQWLKLNLVVIALVFLKAEAGFAPITIVQSAVAKGAVCLDGSPPAYNFQKGYGTGINSWLVHMEGGGWCHNATTCLARKTTRLGSSTKMGDTLAFSGILNDNKQFNPDFYNWNRIKVRYCDGSSFTGDVEAVNPETKLHFRGARIFEAVMEDLLAKGMKNAQNAIISGCSAGGLTSLLHCDRFRALLPRGAKVKCISDAGYFINVKDLSGAQTIEQFFNQVVTTHGSTKNLPRSCTSKLKPELCFFPQYFVSQITTPIFFVNSEIDSWQIKNILTPHMADWRECKLDIKKCTPTQLNQINGFRTEFLKAITPIGNSPSKGMFLNSCYNHCQTELQELWLYSGSPLLAKTPIAKAVADWFYDRSPFHQIDCAYPCNPTCGNHVLEVLKEDDLEL